CATCCCTCAATAGAGAAAGAATGTGTTAATTACTATTTAGAAAACCTGGATATATACAAGTCCATGGGGTCAGACCTAAGGCTGCTGAAAGAGTTGGCTGATGGGATTGTAGAACTACTGgctgttatctttgaaaactcgtgtcGACTGGAGGtgctggatgattggaaaaagtcaAATATAGAgcctatcttttaaaaagggaacaatGAGGATCTGGGAAACTTCAGACTGATCATTCTAACCtcagtccctagaaaaatcatggagtaggtcctcaagaaatccattttgaaacatttggaggagaggaaggtgatcaagagcaggcaacatggattcaccaagggcaagtcatgtctgaccaacctgattaccTTCTAAGGTGAGATAACCGGCTTTGCAAATATTGGGAAAGTAATCACTGTGAAATACCTCGACTTTACCAAGAAGTGTAAAGTTTTGCACTCAGGATGGAGGAgtcccatgcactgctacaggctggggaccaactagctaagcAGCAATTCTGCGGAAAAGAAGTTGGGGATTCCAGTAGACAAGAAGCCAGATAGGAATTAACAGTGTACCCTTGTTGCTAAGAAGTCTAATGGCAAATTGGGCTGAACTAGCAGGAgtgttgccagcagatcaagggaaaTGATGATTCCCCTCCATTCAGCACTGAtaaggccatatctggagtactgAGTTCAGTTTTGGGACCCCCACTATTGAAAGGAACTTATTAGGGGGTtggggcacatgacttaggagaggctgagggaactgggctcatttaatctgcagaagagaagaagtGGGGTGGATTTGATAGCAAGCTTCAACTACATAAAGAGGactcacaaggaggaagaagccaggctattctcagtagtggcagatgacagtacaagaagcaatgatctcaagttgcagtgggttggttattaggaaaaactacttcactaagGGAGTGGTGAAGCAATGGGATAGATTTCATaaggagctggtggaatctccatccttagaggtttttaagactaggtctgacaaagccctggctggaatggtttaattgggattggtcatgctttgagcagggggttggaccagacgaactcctgaggtctcttccagccctaaccTTCTATGACAGCATCAAAAGCTTTagtaaagtcaagatataccacttctgcttcttcccccttatccccaagttttgttaatcTGTCAACAAACAAAGAGAGCTATataggttggtttgacacaatttgtttttGGCAAATCCATGCTGAGTTACTAATTACCTTATTATTTTCTAGATAGTTAcaaactgattgcttaattatttactACATTATCTTTTTGGGTACAGaaattaagatgactggtctgtaattccccaggttgtccttatttccatttttatagactGGCACTatcttttcccttttccagtcttctggagtctctcccatcttccaggacttttcaaatatgatagctaATGGTTCAGATATCTCCTCACTCAGCTCCTCCAGTTTCCCAAGATTAATTTCATCATGCCCTATGACATCCAATTTGTTTAAGTAATTGTTAAATTACTGTTTTAGCCTCTGATctcacctcattttcactggcattcactatgtcagaTGTACAATGATCACCAACCTTCTTGATGAAAGCAAAGTCATTAAGCGTCTTTGccatttctacattttctgttgTAGGGAAAACATTCTGACAAACTCGATTACAATGCTTCTCAGCTTTGCCTTATCAACATTTTAGGATGCCTTCTTTGTAAGAAATTTAAGCCATAAACTGTGAATTTCCTACTCCATTTAAAGTGATACATTAATTAGTTGAAAAATTAACTGTACATAAGTGTAAAAAGTGTGTGTCTTCAGACTTGTTGAATGGGATTGAGCTGAAGTTTATTTTGGGGGctttgtgagtctttaaggtctctggtatttctaaataaactcatctacatccgtagttcccaacctttttgataccagggactggCAACCCAtacacaaacttttggtggaccagtaacattttaattgcatagctgaatattcattatgcaaatatacaaataaaacgTTACTGGTCCGCCAAAAGCCCAGCCCTCACAGCCAgctctaacccctagagccctccactattccccagtgccagcctatgccagcctcttgccctcagcgccccccagtcccagctcctATCCCAAATGCTTTAgtgccagtccctgccccttAAGAGTGCCCCCAGTACCAGCATCCTGTTTCCATAGCCCCACTGCAACCAACCCTCCTCAGATcttccccccagtgccagccgcTAATATCAGCCCCATTCCCAGAGCCCACCCTGCCCAACTCACCTAGCTCTGCACTTCTGCCTGCGTTGCAGCGactctgggggccaggactcgGGAACATGGCTCAGTGCCTCCTGCCCTGCTTCAGCCAaccgggcaggggtggggtctcctcTGGCCATGGAAGAGCGCATTCCTGCATGGCAGGAGGGCTGCATGGTGCAGCGTCTCTTCTTGGCCACGGAAGAATGCTTCCCTGTGTGGTGGGAGAGCTGCGTAGCCTCCCAGAGTGCAAGGAAAAGCTCTTCATGGCTAGGAGGAGACCTCACCCCTGCCCAGCattggttggctgagaggtggggcaggacatgccttTTCAAACAGCCATGGCAACAGCAGTacatcccagccccagcctgcagaaccccccacccttcccaccACCCCCAGTGCAGCCTGGCATCCAGAGGTCTGCGGCCTGGCAGCAGGctgtagcccagtggttaggaaccactgatctacactCTTGTAATCCCCTACCCAATCAACAAATGTGTTTCTACATGGTGTAAAAGCCTTTCATCAAAAATGAGAAGAGACAGAGGGAAGGGTACTATGAGGGTTCTGTAGGTAGACACATTGCTTACATCGGGAAGTCTGTAGAGCTTCATTGTTCTTTGTAAAGTCATATTTCTACTCAAATGTGAAAATTTCACCTCTACCAATTTTCTGGGGTTTAGTGATCGATGCCAGTACctggaaatatattttaaaatacatgttaATATAATTACTAATTCAaatatgttttatatatatatttcatcCATTAGCCTCCCAATGAACAATTGCATTTAAGGTGCATTCTTGTCCTGCTATGTACAGGGAGCTTACGTAGTAACTAAATGGGCCAATAAAGTGTCAGTACTACACCATTTAAACCACTTAATGACCATGGTATAGTTGGCTATCATAGCTTGTATCTACATAGATTTTTAATATTGAGATTATTAACCAGGAGTTCTGGTCATAGCCAGACCCAGTCATAGCCTTATCCTAGTCATAGCCTTGGTTTTCTTTACAATTCTTATTTTGCTGTATGGATAAGACCCTCTGCTTGTCTGTGTATTTTTGGGGATGCTTCTCCTGCCAGCTGTCTCTGTGACAGAACATACTTGAATATCCAGCATCAAAGGAGGGAAAATTCAGACCACAGATAGCAAAGCCTTCTACCTACTTGTCCCCAAAAAAGATTCATGGTCTCTTTGATGTCCATAAACTGCAAATAAGATTTCAGCTTTTATGATTTCATCCTGATGATCCAAAGAACCACACAGATCTTGATTATCTACCAGAAGGGTTAAGGGCTGAGCCATCCCTACCGTGATTGAACTTGTGGCAGCATAAGCAATACAGGATCCATTCCACACCAACAAAGTTATACCGAACGTCACACAAAACTTTTCTGACTGTATATTTTTTCTATCACTATAAGATGCACACCAAACTGCCATTTCTCCACTGGAGACCATGCAGGAATGTGTTTAAAACATAGTACAATATTCTTTTCAGAAACTCCACTGAACCACCAGTTAAGAAAAAGGTCATGTAAAATTTATGTGCTGAAGTATACAACCCCATCATTGCTAGTTCAATGATGAACTTTCTATCACAGTGAAGGCAGTACCTCAAATAGATTAAAATAGGGACTAGATTCAGGGCCGGATTAaaacctttagaggccctaagcattgaaaagattatggtgccccccccataattaattcaaaataaaaacagtactgtaccgtaaaatctcattttttttggtGCCTTTGCTGGTGCTCTAAGCACGTGTTTAGTCTgtctattgggtaatccagccttTACTAGATTTTACTCCAAGAGGCTTTGCCCAAGGCATCACAAAGAAGTTGATTCTAATCTAGAGGACATAGCCAAGTCCACAGTGTTTATCAGAATTTAttgaagaaaaatgaatttttattaGCTACTTTGTGAAAATTGACAAGGAATCAATAATCAATCTTTAACATGATTATTTTTGGGAGCAATGTTACTATGAACACCACCTAGGTTACCTGCATGTGGCCACAGGCTTGGGGAGTACCACTCCTGCAGTGTAAACTGCCTGAAAAATCCCTTCCAGGTTTACTCTTCTTGTTATTTCCCGAATCAGCACAGGTGCTACTCGTTTAGATCTCAATTTCTTATGGACACAAAGAAAATTGATTTCTACCATTTTCTTCACACTAAAAGCAATTTAAATAACAAAATGGTTACAAAGCCCACTAAAACATAGTACAGTCTTATTTATATAGTTTTATTTTCCATGATGATAGTAGAATTTCAGGTTATACTATGTAGCTTCTTAAAAACAAATAATGCTCATTTTAAAATCCACAACAGAAAAAACTCAACCATGCAACAAAGAATTCTGAAGAATCATTAAAATTTCTTATATATTCTTGGTATTTTTAATTTGGCTGCCTTAAGTTGCATCCTGAAAGTATACAACAAATGTCAATATTCTGTAACTGCATCTTACAAGATGCCAAAATTGGAGAATTTGCGTGTAATAACTTTTAGAACTATACCCAGACCTGAACAGCATCCTGGATTTAAGTGCCCAGAAAGCAATCAAAGAGGAAAGAGATGTCAAAAGAATCCACAGTTCATATTCTCTAGTTAATCTTTCCAGTGGCCAATCCTACAGAGAGAACCTGTAAGTCTAACTAACTGAACATCCACCTTACACTTTCCAAAAGGTCAGAAAACACCAAGCATCTCTCCAATGTTCCATCAGTAGAATGCTTCTGAGGTGGTCATTGGCTTGCTATTAGTTTTAATTGGAAACTTGCAAAAGGCTTTTGAAAAATTTCAGACTATGATGTTTTTTCGGCTTCTACCGTCAATGAGTCTTACCACTCAGCTCCTCAATCAGACAATCTCCACCATGAAAGACTGTTCAAGATTtatcatttgtttttatttgtttactaaaagatttacccagTATTACTTGGCtccttaattcaaataagttttgtttttcttcatttaaatcattgttctggggtggggcagggcctgaggagTTTCATATGCAGGCtgtccagggagagaggactaccccagtcttctctcaccatagcagttggggccaggtgagaagtgcctgtctatGACTGCTGCAGTGGGTATAGCTGGGGGACAggtgcatgtcctccagctgggggacaaacagacacacaaactctcaaaCAAATATTAGATAGCTGTCCATTTCTCTACCTCTGCCCTATTCTGGCCTAATTGGGTtattatagctgtcccagtccccatctctggccccttgctgcccccttgtggtcattccaGAGTATAACTCCCTTTTAccagtccctttccctccctttccattttatgagaaataactgaattccaggcacatcccattatcctggcacaatcaaacccttacacTCCTTTaaattataataagaggaagctgcataccaaatacgATGGTCCCAGTTCTTACCGCTTAGGAGGAATTCCTAAACAAATGGACttacagacatttctaaaatatattgtaaaattTATATTTACCTGTCATAAATTCGAATGTGTGCAGGGATGGCACTTATGAAGCCTACTAATTTTTTGTTTGATGATACTCTAACTCCACAGTGCCATTGGGGTAACCAGCCTGGAGGACGTAATGCCCTAGAACACAGTTACAGATTAGTGCCCAAAAGAATGTGATCAAAACTTCCTCCTTTGCAACCCAGTGCAGAAATTGCTACTCACCACAGAAGAAATTCAGGTGAGTAGTCAAACCTAAACATGTTATCATCATCTTCTACGTAATTCTCATTTAGTAAGGTATATAGTTCCTTTAGCtaaaaacacatataaaaaaagaaagaaaattatctTACACATCAGCCAGAATGTTTAATCaagaactgtgtgtgtgtacacatggcTTTACTTACAActtcagcattgctcaggtccaaAGTGTCCCACATAAAACCCTGTGGCAAAGAGTATGGCTCTAGACGGACATTGTCCTTATCTGGTTCAATTGCACCATGAGAAGTTATAACTTCATCTGTTatagaaagaaaggggaaaaaagatatACTACTAGCTAATTTGAAAATTAATAATTTTTGAAGTCACTTTACACAAGATGTAATGTACAATTATGTAATCAGAATGTGaagccatttaaaaatgttaaaaataaagttttgttTGCTTACATGATTTCGGTTTAAACATCTCACTTATGTCAGCTAATACTCCAGCAGTTACGGTACAAAGTCTCAGAGCTATTCTACTGCAATTTATAACATTTCATAACAGAGCACAACTGAATAGCGAATGATCAGCATTTATGTATCACTTAGTCAACTACTGAAAGCTATCTCTGAGGTGGAATTTTGCAGTTCGACAGTGAGATTCATAAGCTATGGTCCTGATCTTGCAAATACTGACTCAATGGCGCTACTCACATGCACCAATGTTTGCAGGACCAGGGCTTTTGACAGAATGCCTGCTGATGAAGCAGAAAAGTTTTCATTTGTAAATTGCAAATTAAAATTGTGATTACATCGAGAGTTAAGGACTTCCTGCAGGGTAATCTTGTCTTCCTTCAGAACTTCTCAGGCAATTAGGttaaagatattttttaaaatataaacaggAGCTGCCTTTCCTCTATTGGACAGCTATTGTACATCGCCCAACCAGCTCCAAGGAAGGCTTCTAAAGCTGAACAACATTAGGAAATATAGATATGTTGATCATGTTTGCACAAATTATTGATAACGTGCATGTGACTGTTGTGATCTTAGTTCTCATTAATGCATCTGAATGACCAGTAGGAGGTACTAGGTTGCTTCTTTGCAGAAAGAGCTTGTCAGGAGATTGCCCAATAATACTAAGTTGGTTTTGCCTGCTGTGCAGGTTAGAAGACCAGAATCACCAGCAGCTCTGGGTACAGAGAACCCATCAGATACCACCGCTACAAAATGACAGTCTTGATCCACTATAgctagggtcctaccaaattctcTGTcaattttgatcaatttcatggtcacaagatttaaaaaccagtaaatttcattatttgtgatattttaatctgaaatttcacaataTTGTAATTGCAAGGGTCTGCACGCACAAAGAAGGTTTATTAAAGTAAAcatataactgctgaaaatttcagctgcTACAAGGAGacacagggaaggagggagaggcggCACCATGGGGGGCAGGACTGTGTGTAACCATGCATGttaacttctgtgctgctgttgacAGTGGCACTGCCTTTAGAAGAGACAGGCTGGCTGGCAGACTGAAGGCAGAGCTtctagtgccagcagcagcacagaagtaaggatggtatGGTATGGTTATGGTAtttccacccttacttctgccctgctgctggcagggtgctgttttcagagctgggcacatgGCCAACATTACAAACACTGCTCTCCAATTGcctggctctgaaggcagtgcagaagtaagggtggcaataccgtgACCCTTCTAAAATAACATTGTGATCTCCTTGCAACTCCAAGCCCTTTTaagtcaggacccccaatttgagaaacactggtctctcTCATGAAATATATATAGTATAGTGTAAAAGCACATAAAAAGCCAGATTTCAAGGAAggacaccagatttcacagtccatgatggTTTGCATGGCTGTGAACTTGGTACTGTCTAACTatcatatacaggttggacctccctggtgcaccaccctcaggacctgagtggtcccgaaggagggattttgctggaccaggggaggtaattTCTGCCCTCCCACCACCGACCCCCAGCTCGGCTCTGCTCCTAGCCTGCCCTCCTGGTGGGATCCCCAAATACGAGTAGCCCTACCACAGCAGCCCACGGTCCCACTGCTGGGTCTCTCAGCTTTGCCGTGGCAGACCACTGCCCTATTGCCAGTTCTCCAGGCCCTACAAGTCCTGCCACAGTAGCACCAGTCCCACTAGCCCGCAGTCTTGTTGCcaggactcctgcacccccccacccaatGGCAGACTGCTGCTCAGCCACCAGGGTTCCTGACCCTACTAGCTACCGAGGCTCCTTACTCTGCCAGCCCTTCTGCGGCAGCCCTGTGATCCCACTGCCAGGGCTTCTGACCCCACGGCAGTAGACAGCTCTCTCACTGAACCTCGCTGGTGTTCCAGATGCCCTGCCACAAGCTCAGCTGGTCTCTCGTGGCAGGACTCACTGCCACTgtcctccctgcagccagcctggctgggttcccAGACCCAGAAGGactcctgcctctggcccaccactgggtctctctggtccagcaacaaccatggatgttgccggaccagggagtcccggttgagggaggttcaacctgtactatttaTAGGACAGCTGGTGGAAGTCTCATAACAGCAAAAGGAGGGAAAACTCTgaagtttataaaaaaaatattcctgTAACCATTCCTTGAAGCAGAAAGACTAATGCCTCCATCTGAAGTCATAATCTTCAACACACTGAACAAAGAGCTTTCTTCCCCAGCCCATTCACTCAACACCTGAGGAAGATGCTGAAAAATGTAAAGGTGTACACCGGGGATAGGGAATCATCTGCCTGCAGGTCATCAGGGTGAGCTGCTGATGGGCcgccagatggtttgtttacctgagcatgaGCAGGCACGGAGTGCCGTACCTCCGAGGAACTGCAGTTTgccattcccaaccaatgggaatgAGTGGGCTGTGCCGTGCCACTTTCCATGTAacagaaaacagtcccattcctagCACTTTTCATTTTCCTGGcatatcctaacttaaagcatggTCAAGAATtggctaagaggaagctgcataccaaatttggtggtcctagctcttaccgtttagaaggagctcttgaacaaacagactcacatacagacaggcagacagatgcacatttctaaaatatatagctagaTAACATAGTGGGGGTTTTTGTTCCTCTCTATACTTGGGTTCATAACAGTTCAAAAATCTACTACTGTTACTAAGTAACCAAGTTATTCCTTTCACTGAAGTGGTAGAGATCATTCTTCCTTGTAGTTTTCAGGTTCAAGCCCAAATTTGCCCAAGTGGGATTATAATAATACCACATTTCCTGTTTTCATATATGAAATTCATTCTGATATTTCATGAAATTTTTGTTCTCCAAACCATCCACACTAGTATTATCAGTAATTTTAGATAGCTACAAAAAGCAGAAGTGACTTCTGAATCCTAATCCTTTTTGATAAAGAATAGCTCCTAGCAGTCCAATTTTATATCTATTTTACAGAACACTCTGTAACATTTCAACATATTTTCTTCTAGCTGCTAAGGAAAAATGTTGTACATAGGCCCAAATAAACTTACTTAGTTTCGGTACAGGTTGTGTATCCCAAAACTGGTATTTACGTTT
The DNA window shown above is from Pelodiscus sinensis isolate JC-2024 chromosome 2, ASM4963464v1, whole genome shotgun sequence and carries:
- the NMT2 gene encoding glycylpeptide N-tetradecanoyltransferase 2 isoform X5, with the translated sequence MQKLQDIQRAMELLSACQGPAKNIDEATKRKYQFWDTQPVPKLNEVITSHGAIEPDKDNVRLEPYSLPQGFMWDTLDLSNAEVLKELYTLLNENYVEDDDNMFRFDYSPEFLLWALRPPGWLPQWHCGVRVSSNKKLVGFISAIPAHIRIYDSVKKMVEINFLCVHKKLRSKRVAPVLIREITRRVNLEGIFQAVYTAGVVLPKPVATCRYWHRSLNPRKLVEVKFSHLSRNMTLQRTMKLYRLPDATKTSGLRPMEQKDIKAVQELINSYLKQFNLAPVMDEEEVAHWFLPQDHIIDTFVVESSNGILTDFLSFYTLPSTVMHHPVHKSLKAAYSFYNIHTETPLLDLMNDALIIAKLKGFDVFNALDLMENKTFLEKLKFGIGDGNLQYYLYNWRCPGMESEKVGLVLQ